A single genomic interval of Candidatus Bipolaricaulis anaerobius harbors:
- a CDS encoding (2Fe-2S)-binding protein has product MKLSFELNGIEHYLDVEPGEPLLSLLRRLGMKSVKEGCGTGDCGACTVLLNGRAVRSCLMVAPQVQGKRVMTLEGLGTVDDPHPLQEAFLECGAVQCGFCTPGMILVAYELLARTGDPTPDDVRKAIAGNLCRCTGYVKIVDAVLRAAEWKREGRWR; this is encoded by the coding sequence ATGAAACTCTCCTTTGAATTGAACGGAATCGAGCACTACCTCGATGTCGAGCCGGGCGAGCCGCTCCTCTCCCTCCTCCGTCGGTTGGGGATGAAATCTGTGAAGGAAGGATGTGGGACCGGAGACTGCGGGGCGTGCACCGTGCTTTTGAATGGGCGGGCGGTGCGGTCGTGCCTTATGGTCGCCCCCCAAGTCCAGGGGAAGCGGGTCATGACCCTCGAAGGGCTGGGCACGGTGGACGATCCTCACCCGCTCCAGGAAGCGTTCCTCGAATGTGGGGCTGTGCAGTGTGGGTTCTGCACGCCGGGGATGATCCTCGTCGCCTATGAGCTCCTCGCCCGCACCGGCGATCCCACGCCCGACGACGTGCGGAAGGCAATCGCAGGGAACCTGTGCCGGTGCACGGGGTACGTGAAAATCGTGGATGCGGTCCTCCGCGCTGCGGAGTGGAAGCGGGAGGGAAGATGGCGGTAG
- a CDS encoding ABC transporter permease → MKRIGPFVVERRLAPSRGAVLGISLLAVVLALLVAAVIFWGYGVNPWHAYRVIFQGTLQSPQGWAEVVRRAIPLILCGVGLVVAFRAQFWNIGAEGQILAGAVAATGVALFSGLPDPWLLPAMFLAGFLAGAVWGMIPALLKVKFQVNDVISTLMMNYIMMYIVEWLVHGPWKGPTARGFAYSDLFPPAARLPLIPGTRIHWITLVVGVAMAIACAFLLSRTKLGYETRVVGQSQDAARYAGIDFLKVTLWVMLISGGLAGLAGAGEMAGVHYRLRSPAHISMGYGYTAIIVAWLARGSPLAAVVTALLFGLIFAAGDVIKVALAMPFQVTDVFNGLILFFLIGSELLMYWHVRWAPQRAESEG, encoded by the coding sequence ATGAAGAGGATTGGACCGTTCGTGGTGGAGAGGCGCCTTGCCCCATCGCGGGGGGCGGTGCTCGGGATCTCCCTGCTCGCGGTGGTGCTGGCGCTTCTGGTGGCAGCGGTGATCTTTTGGGGCTACGGGGTGAACCCGTGGCATGCCTACCGGGTCATCTTCCAGGGGACGCTCCAAAGCCCCCAGGGGTGGGCGGAGGTGGTGCGGCGGGCGATCCCCCTCATCCTGTGCGGGGTGGGGCTGGTGGTGGCCTTCCGCGCCCAGTTTTGGAACATCGGCGCCGAGGGGCAGATCCTCGCCGGGGCGGTGGCCGCCACCGGGGTGGCCCTGTTCTCCGGCCTCCCGGATCCATGGCTCCTCCCAGCCATGTTTTTGGCCGGGTTCCTCGCCGGCGCCGTGTGGGGGATGATCCCCGCCCTGCTCAAGGTGAAGTTCCAAGTGAACGACGTCATCTCCACCCTGATGATGAACTACATCATGATGTACATCGTGGAGTGGCTGGTCCATGGCCCTTGGAAGGGGCCCACCGCCCGTGGGTTTGCCTATAGCGACCTCTTTCCCCCAGCGGCACGCCTGCCCCTGATCCCCGGTACCCGCATCCATTGGATCACCCTGGTGGTGGGGGTGGCCATGGCTATCGCCTGCGCGTTCCTCCTCTCCCGGACGAAGCTTGGCTACGAGACCCGGGTGGTGGGGCAGTCCCAGGACGCCGCCCGCTACGCGGGGATCGATTTCCTCAAAGTGACGCTCTGGGTGATGCTCATCTCGGGGGGACTGGCGGGGCTGGCCGGGGCGGGGGAGATGGCGGGGGTCCACTACCGGCTGCGTAGCCCGGCCCACATCTCCATGGGCTATGGCTACACCGCGATCATCGTTGCCTGGCTGGCCAGGGGGAGCCCCCTCGCCGCCGTGGTGACCGCACTCCTGTTTGGGCTCATCTTCGCCGCCGGGGACGTGATCAAGGTGGCGCTGGCGATGCCGTTCCAGGTCACGGACGTGTTCAACGGACTGATCCTATTTTTCTTGATCGGGAGCGAACTCCTCATGTATTGGCATGTCCGCTGGGCACCCCAACGGGCCGAGAGCGAGGGGTGA
- a CDS encoding FAD binding domain-containing protein codes for MRLTGIRRFHFARDAEEALSLLAAYDGRAALLAGGVDLLRSPRGDIEGVIDITRIGLSYVRESRGGLVIGATTTLTEVLASAAAPAYAGGLLASALSQVAVPPLRNMATLGGALVSAHPWADIPTVLVALGAEVRWQGEKEGKAPVEELYGTSFRGLFRRAVALEVVLPPWEGAFVHEKVSRTRYDIALLNACCGVGLDGEEIRWARVAVGARPNRGERLPWAEEALIGRKPGGELWNEVQRLVESRVEVGDDRRAGAIWRRRTAGVLVRRALARAAQRGGT; via the coding sequence GTGCGCCTGACGGGAATTCGCCGGTTCCACTTCGCCCGGGATGCAGAGGAAGCCCTTTCCCTCCTCGCCGCCTACGACGGCCGGGCGGCCCTCCTCGCGGGCGGGGTCGACCTCCTGCGGTCCCCGCGGGGCGACATCGAAGGGGTCATTGACATCACGCGGATCGGCCTCTCCTACGTTCGCGAGTCCCGCGGCGGCCTCGTGATCGGGGCCACGACGACCCTCACCGAGGTCCTCGCCTCCGCTGCGGCCCCCGCGTACGCCGGAGGCCTGCTCGCCTCCGCCCTGAGCCAGGTGGCGGTCCCCCCGCTCCGGAACATGGCCACGCTCGGGGGGGCGCTCGTATCGGCCCATCCGTGGGCCGACATCCCCACCGTCCTCGTGGCCCTCGGGGCGGAGGTCCGCTGGCAGGGGGAGAAGGAAGGGAAGGCGCCGGTTGAGGAGCTGTACGGGACCTCGTTCCGCGGGCTGTTCCGCCGCGCCGTAGCGCTGGAGGTGGTCCTCCCGCCGTGGGAGGGAGCCTTCGTCCACGAGAAGGTCTCCCGCACCCGGTACGATATCGCCCTCCTCAACGCGTGCTGCGGCGTAGGGCTCGACGGGGAGGAGATCCGGTGGGCGCGGGTCGCCGTCGGAGCACGGCCCAACCGAGGGGAGAGGCTCCCCTGGGCCGAGGAGGCCCTGATCGGCCGCAAGCCCGGAGGGGAGCTATGGAACGAGGTTCAGAGGCTGGTGGAGAGCCGGGTCGAAGTGGGAGATGACCGCCGCGCGGGGGCCATCTGGCGCCGCCGCACCGCGGGGGTCCTCGTCCGCCGGGCCCTCGCCCGCGCTGCCCAACGGGGTGGGACGTGA
- the rnhA gene encoding ribonuclease HI, with protein MKKVRIYTDGACIGNPGPGGWGAVLLSGPHRKELSGGEERTTNNRMELRAAIEALRALREPAEVDLFTDSVYLKRGITEWLPRWKEEGWRRREGKRLLPLANEDLWRELDRLTGMHRVHFHWLAGHAGDAENERADRLARRAAEGR; from the coding sequence GTGAAGAAAGTAAGGATCTACACCGACGGCGCGTGCATCGGGAACCCCGGCCCCGGTGGATGGGGGGCGGTCCTTCTCTCCGGCCCTCACCGCAAGGAGCTCTCCGGAGGCGAGGAGCGGACGACGAACAACCGGATGGAACTCCGGGCGGCGATCGAGGCCCTCCGTGCCCTCCGCGAGCCAGCGGAAGTGGACCTGTTCACGGACTCCGTCTACCTCAAGCGGGGGATCACGGAATGGCTCCCCCGCTGGAAGGAGGAGGGCTGGCGGCGGCGGGAGGGGAAGCGGCTCCTCCCGCTGGCGAACGAGGACCTATGGCGGGAGCTCGATCGGCTGACGGGGATGCACCGAGTGCACTTCCACTGGCTCGCCGGCCACGCCGGGGATGCGGAGAACGAGCGCGCCGACCGCCTCGCCCGCCGTGCCGCCGAGGGTCGGTAG
- a CDS encoding glycosyltransferase: MSFFVSHEWSLAVFMAVLAGISLTNLVAMRRLGRHPPLSKYPAVSILVPARDEERNIEACVESLLRQDYPQFEVIVLDDDSHDGTWALLQEIAARSGGRVRVLAGEPVPAGWLGKHWACHQLAQAAQSELLLFTDADTVHHPLALRDAVGALHAEGAGVLSVLPRQAVGSWGERLVIPVLAWVIHTFVLFILPRRIPTAVGQFMLFRRGTYEAVGGHAAIRSEVVDDLALARNVHRAGLGWAFLDGSGRVTTRMYQGWNEAARGLAKNLFPVFRYNVPLYLFVWTWLLWLACQPPLVLILNAVGGRVAEGMIVPAAATIGLSLVTWVLSAVRFRLPLAQVLLYPVTILLVFGIALRSLLWHLRGRGTWKGRQIHVEHDPR; this comes from the coding sequence ATGAGCTTTTTCGTCTCCCACGAGTGGAGCCTGGCCGTGTTCATGGCGGTCCTGGCGGGCATTTCCCTCACGAACCTCGTCGCGATGCGGCGGCTCGGCAGGCACCCCCCTCTGTCCAAGTACCCCGCGGTCTCAATCCTCGTCCCCGCCCGCGATGAGGAGCGGAACATTGAAGCTTGCGTGGAGTCCCTCCTCCGCCAGGACTATCCGCAGTTCGAGGTGATCGTCCTCGACGATGACTCCCACGATGGGACGTGGGCGTTGCTCCAGGAGATCGCGGCGCGGTCCGGGGGACGGGTACGGGTCCTCGCCGGGGAGCCGGTCCCCGCTGGCTGGCTCGGGAAGCACTGGGCGTGCCACCAGCTCGCCCAGGCTGCCCAGAGCGAGCTCCTCCTGTTCACGGATGCCGACACGGTCCACCATCCGTTGGCGCTGCGCGACGCGGTGGGGGCCCTTCACGCGGAGGGGGCGGGCGTGCTGAGCGTCCTCCCCCGCCAGGCGGTGGGGAGCTGGGGCGAGAGGCTCGTGATCCCGGTCCTGGCATGGGTCATCCACACGTTTGTCCTGTTCATCCTCCCCCGACGGATACCGACCGCGGTGGGGCAGTTCATGCTCTTCCGGCGGGGAACGTACGAGGCAGTCGGGGGCCACGCCGCGATCCGGTCCGAGGTCGTGGACGACCTCGCCCTGGCCCGCAACGTGCACCGGGCAGGCCTCGGCTGGGCGTTCCTCGACGGATCCGGGCGGGTCACGACGCGGATGTACCAGGGGTGGAACGAGGCGGCGCGGGGCCTGGCGAAGAACCTGTTCCCCGTGTTCCGGTACAACGTCCCGCTATACCTGTTCGTGTGGACCTGGCTCCTGTGGCTCGCCTGTCAACCCCCGCTTGTCCTCATCTTGAATGCCGTGGGCGGCAGGGTGGCCGAGGGGATGATCGTCCCCGCAGCGGCCACGATCGGGCTGTCCCTCGTCACGTGGGTGCTCTCCGCAGTGCGGTTCCGGCTGCCGCTTGCTCAGGTCCTCCTCTACCCGGTGACGATCCTCCTCGTCTTCGGGATCGCCCTGCGATCGCTCCTCTGGCACCTGCGGGGCCGCGGCACGTGGAAGGGGAGGCAGATCCACGTCGAGCACGATCCGCGCTAG
- a CDS encoding DEAD/DEAH box helicase, with the protein MDFRSFAFHPRILSGIEAAGYTHPTPIQQQAIPVILEGHDMIGVAQTGTGKTAAFMLPILHRLAERPGDHVRAVVLAPTRELAEQIHQATRLLGRDIGVRSVALYGGVKKWPQAAALRRGVDVVIACPGRFLDLDGDRALDLSHVEVLVLDEADRMCDMGFLPDIRRILALLPNDRQTLFFSATMPPEIRRLAQGILRAPVTVQVDAGVPAKTVSHAFYPITEGRKRDLLLALLQGPATGRVLVFTRTKSRAQSLASFLSGAGLNVAAIEGDMSQRDRQGALDGFRSGEYEILVATDVAARGIDVEDITHVINFDLPDSVDAYTHRVGRTGRLAKTGHALSLSAPADRLLRSWVEKAVGKPIESRRLPGFDYGGAVAGEARPGSSRFARRARLRR; encoded by the coding sequence GTGGATTTTAGAAGTTTCGCGTTTCACCCCCGGATCCTGTCCGGGATCGAGGCCGCTGGCTACACCCACCCTACTCCGATCCAACAGCAGGCGATCCCCGTCATCCTGGAGGGGCACGACATGATCGGCGTCGCCCAGACCGGAACCGGGAAGACGGCGGCGTTCATGCTCCCCATCCTCCACCGCCTCGCAGAGCGGCCGGGGGACCACGTGCGCGCGGTCGTGCTCGCCCCGACGCGGGAGCTCGCCGAGCAGATCCACCAGGCGACCCGCCTGCTCGGGAGGGACATCGGCGTTCGCAGTGTCGCCCTCTACGGCGGGGTGAAGAAGTGGCCCCAGGCGGCCGCGCTCCGGCGGGGCGTGGACGTCGTGATCGCGTGCCCCGGGCGGTTCCTCGATCTCGATGGGGATCGGGCGCTCGACCTCTCCCATGTCGAGGTGCTCGTCCTCGACGAGGCCGACCGGATGTGCGACATGGGGTTCCTCCCCGACATCCGGCGCATCCTCGCCCTCCTGCCCAACGATCGGCAGACCCTGTTCTTCTCGGCAACGATGCCCCCCGAGATCCGCCGCCTGGCGCAGGGGATCCTCCGCGCTCCGGTCACGGTGCAGGTGGACGCGGGTGTCCCGGCGAAGACGGTGTCCCACGCGTTCTACCCGATCACCGAGGGGCGAAAGCGGGACCTCCTCCTCGCCCTCCTCCAGGGCCCGGCGACGGGGCGGGTGCTCGTGTTCACGCGCACCAAGAGCCGCGCCCAGAGCCTTGCCTCGTTCCTGTCCGGTGCGGGGCTCAACGTGGCGGCGATCGAGGGTGACATGTCGCAACGGGACCGGCAGGGAGCACTCGACGGGTTCCGGTCCGGGGAGTACGAGATCCTCGTTGCCACCGATGTCGCGGCGCGGGGGATTGACGTGGAGGACATCACGCACGTCATCAACTTCGACCTGCCCGATAGTGTGGACGCCTACACCCACCGCGTGGGCCGCACGGGGCGACTCGCCAAGACCGGCCACGCCCTCAGTTTGTCCGCGCCGGCGGACCGCCTCCTGCGGAGCTGGGTGGAGAAGGCGGTGGGGAAGCCGATCGAGTCGCGACGGCTTCCCGGGTTCGACTACGGCGGGGCGGTGGCAGGTGAGGCGCGGCCTGGCTCATCCCGGTTCGCCCGCCGGGCGCGCCTCCGCCGGTAG
- a CDS encoding xanthine dehydrogenase family protein molybdopterin-binding subunit, with translation MAVETQQRGAVGQSVRKVDGPSLVAGKPLFTLDLDIPGSLVGAILPSPHAHARIVSVDTSEAEQVPGVRAILHHGNVPRVPYTTAGQGWPEPSPYDTVLFDTKVRFVGDRVAAVAAETEDAAAEALAKIRVEYELLPPVLSSEEALAAGAPIIHDEPDAEGIYDAAHNIAAAVDIPIGDVAAALAAAPVTAEATCEIPYSQHATIEPHCVIAYFDDAGRLILRTSTQVPFHVRRIVARVVGLDPARIRVVKPRIGGGFGSKQEVLLEPVAALLARRTGRPVRMTYTRQEVFVASRTRHPMKVTVRLGASKDGTLHALEMGVLSNTGAYGAHALTVLSNVGSKTLPLYNKAPHVHFHGRAVYTNLPVAGAYRGYGATQGYFALEVAMDKLAEKLGLDPVELRRRNHIRVGETSPIFEKIGEGREGTAQIVRSCALEECLRIGAERIGWREKRGQRREEGPWVHGLGMACAMQGSGITGVDMAAATLVMQDDGSFRLLVGATDLGTGSDTILAQIAAQELGVPVDRVLVYSSDTDFTPFDTGAYASSTTYVSGNAVLRAASEVRAQILDVAAAALGERASALELAAGVVRSRKSGKSLTLSEVGHRATYVADQRQIAATASFACPESPPPFAAFFCEVAVDRETGVVRVERFVVAADCGVAIHPQAAEGQLEGAVLQGIGHALCEEMLFSPRGRCVNAGFFDYKIPSSLDAPEIETILVPSEEPTGPWGAKSISEVGINGPLPAISNAIYDAVGARMVRAPFTPERVRFVLGAVP, from the coding sequence ATGGCGGTAGAGACGCAGCAGAGGGGGGCAGTGGGCCAGAGCGTGCGCAAGGTGGACGGGCCGTCCCTCGTCGCGGGGAAGCCCCTGTTCACCCTCGACCTCGACATCCCGGGATCCCTCGTGGGGGCAATCCTCCCCTCCCCTCACGCCCACGCCCGGATCGTCAGCGTGGATACGTCCGAGGCTGAACAGGTCCCGGGGGTGCGGGCGATCCTCCACCACGGGAACGTGCCCCGTGTCCCGTACACCACCGCCGGGCAAGGGTGGCCGGAGCCCTCCCCCTACGATACGGTCCTGTTCGATACGAAAGTCCGCTTCGTCGGGGACCGGGTGGCGGCGGTGGCCGCGGAGACGGAGGACGCAGCGGCGGAGGCGCTAGCTAAGATCCGCGTGGAGTACGAACTCCTTCCCCCCGTCCTCTCCTCCGAGGAGGCCCTCGCCGCCGGAGCCCCGATCATCCACGACGAGCCGGATGCGGAGGGGATCTACGATGCTGCGCACAACATCGCCGCGGCAGTGGACATCCCGATCGGGGACGTGGCGGCGGCCCTCGCCGCGGCCCCGGTGACGGCCGAGGCGACGTGCGAGATCCCGTACTCCCAGCACGCGACGATCGAGCCTCACTGCGTAATCGCCTACTTCGACGACGCGGGGCGGCTCATCCTGCGCACCTCGACCCAAGTCCCATTCCACGTCCGGCGGATCGTAGCGAGGGTCGTTGGGCTCGACCCGGCCCGGATCCGGGTCGTCAAACCCCGCATCGGCGGGGGGTTTGGGTCCAAGCAGGAAGTCCTCCTCGAACCGGTGGCGGCGCTGCTTGCCCGGCGGACGGGCCGGCCGGTGCGGATGACCTACACCCGCCAGGAGGTGTTCGTGGCGAGCCGGACCCGGCACCCGATGAAGGTCACGGTGAGGCTGGGAGCGAGCAAGGACGGAACCCTCCACGCCCTGGAGATGGGCGTCCTCTCCAACACCGGCGCCTACGGGGCCCACGCCCTGACCGTGCTCTCCAACGTGGGATCGAAAACGCTCCCCTTGTACAACAAGGCACCTCACGTCCATTTCCACGGGAGAGCGGTGTACACGAACCTCCCCGTGGCCGGTGCCTACCGCGGGTACGGGGCGACGCAGGGGTACTTCGCCCTCGAGGTGGCGATGGACAAACTCGCCGAGAAGCTGGGCCTTGACCCGGTGGAGCTCCGGAGGAGGAACCACATCCGGGTCGGGGAGACGTCGCCCATCTTCGAGAAGATCGGGGAAGGCCGCGAGGGAACGGCGCAGATCGTGCGGTCGTGCGCCCTCGAGGAGTGCCTCAGGATCGGGGCGGAGCGGATCGGGTGGCGCGAGAAGCGGGGCCAGCGACGCGAGGAAGGGCCATGGGTCCACGGCCTGGGGATGGCGTGTGCGATGCAGGGATCGGGGATCACGGGCGTGGACATGGCGGCAGCGACCCTCGTCATGCAGGACGACGGGAGCTTCCGGCTCCTCGTGGGGGCCACCGACCTCGGGACGGGGTCGGACACGATCCTCGCCCAGATCGCCGCTCAGGAGCTCGGCGTGCCGGTGGACCGGGTCCTCGTCTACTCCTCGGACACCGACTTCACCCCGTTTGACACCGGGGCCTACGCCTCCAGCACGACCTACGTGTCGGGGAACGCCGTCCTCCGGGCCGCGTCCGAGGTGCGGGCCCAGATCCTGGACGTAGCAGCCGCGGCCCTGGGGGAGCGCGCCTCCGCCCTCGAACTCGCCGCTGGCGTGGTGCGCAGCCGCAAATCGGGGAAGTCCCTCACCCTGAGCGAGGTCGGCCACCGCGCGACCTACGTGGCTGATCAGCGCCAGATCGCGGCCACGGCATCCTTCGCCTGTCCCGAGTCCCCGCCCCCGTTTGCCGCGTTCTTCTGCGAGGTCGCGGTGGACCGCGAGACGGGCGTGGTGCGGGTCGAGCGGTTCGTGGTCGCCGCCGACTGCGGGGTGGCGATCCACCCCCAGGCGGCGGAGGGGCAGCTCGAGGGGGCGGTCCTCCAGGGAATCGGCCATGCCCTGTGCGAGGAGATGCTCTTCTCCCCACGGGGCCGCTGCGTGAACGCCGGGTTCTTCGATTACAAGATCCCGTCATCCCTCGATGCGCCCGAGATCGAGACGATCCTCGTCCCGAGCGAGGAACCGACCGGGCCGTGGGGGGCGAAGTCCATCTCCGAGGTCGGGATCAACGGGCCGCTGCCTGCGATCTCGAATGCGATCTACGACGCAGTGGGGGCGCGGATGGTCCGCGCTCCGTTCACGCCGGAGCGGGTGCGGTTCGTCCTCGGCGCGGTCCCCTAG
- a CDS encoding ABC transporter permease — MGWEEWLISTIGRALAYGTPLLWGTLGEVYAERSGVVNLGVEGMMAIGAFSAFAVAQSTGNPGLGILVAAAAGGGAALIHAFLTVTLRANQYVSGLALTMFGLGLSGLLGRGWEGIPLKHPLPPVTVPGLAEIPVLGPMLFQDQSIITYLGLVLAVVLWVLLYRTRWGITLRSVGESPATADALGVNVYLVRYLAVILGGILAGVAGGYLSVEYRPAWTEGMTGGMGWIVIALTIFVAWDPLQSIGGAVLFGALYHLSYRLQPWVAPELLKLMPYAAAIIVLTFVGLGGAQRRRGAPGALGVPYARGEK, encoded by the coding sequence ATGGGTTGGGAAGAGTGGCTCATCAGCACGATCGGGAGGGCGCTCGCCTACGGGACCCCGCTCCTGTGGGGGACCTTGGGGGAGGTGTACGCGGAGCGGTCCGGGGTGGTGAACCTGGGGGTGGAGGGGATGATGGCCATCGGAGCGTTCTCCGCGTTTGCCGTGGCCCAATCCACCGGGAACCCCGGGCTGGGGATCCTGGTGGCAGCGGCAGCGGGGGGCGGGGCCGCCCTGATCCACGCCTTCCTCACCGTGACCCTGCGGGCCAACCAGTACGTTTCCGGCCTCGCCCTCACCATGTTCGGCCTGGGACTTTCGGGCTTGCTTGGACGGGGGTGGGAGGGCATCCCCCTCAAGCACCCCCTGCCCCCGGTCACCGTGCCGGGGCTAGCAGAGATCCCGGTGCTGGGACCGATGCTCTTTCAGGACCAAAGCATCATCACCTACCTGGGTCTGGTCCTGGCGGTGGTGCTGTGGGTGCTCCTGTACCGCACCCGGTGGGGGATCACGCTGCGGTCGGTGGGGGAGTCCCCGGCCACCGCCGATGCCCTGGGGGTGAACGTGTACCTGGTGCGGTACCTGGCGGTCATCCTCGGGGGGATCCTCGCCGGGGTGGCCGGGGGGTACCTGTCCGTAGAGTACCGCCCCGCCTGGACGGAGGGGATGACCGGGGGGATGGGCTGGATTGTGATCGCCCTCACCATCTTCGTGGCCTGGGATCCCCTCCAGTCGATCGGGGGGGCGGTCCTGTTCGGCGCCCTGTATCACCTGTCCTATCGGCTGCAGCCCTGGGTGGCTCCGGAGCTCCTCAAGCTCATGCCCTACGCTGCCGCTATAATTGTCCTGACCTTTGTGGGGCTCGGGGGCGCCCAGCGCCGCCGGGGAGCACCGGGGGCCCTCGGCGTTCCGTATGCCCGGGGAGAGAAGTGA
- a CDS encoding ABC transporter ATP-binding protein: MMAAPGAGDLDGNQNYPPLILLEGVTKSFPGVVANDRITLDVRPGEIHALLGENGAGKTTLMNILYGLYHPDAGEIYVKGRKVNIRSPRDAIACGIGMVHQHFKLVYPHTVAENVALGLQGTPFFGPARVVERGLRELGERYHLPVDPKARVWQLSAGEQQRVEILKALYRGADVLILDEPTSVLTPQETAELFKVLARMKEEGHAVIFITHKLDEVMEAADRVTVMRRGKVVDTLPVAETDKASLARMMVGRDVVFRISKAECTPGTEALVLRDLRALNDRGLPALRGISLTVCRGEIVGIAGVAGNGQRELVEVICGLRRAQGGEVVVLGQSLTNRSPRTVADAGVAHIPEERLRMGIVPGMTVEENLILKKHHRPPFSSGPLLRLSEVRKFAEQAIEEYEIMTPSPRTPAKLLSGGNIQKLILARELSGEPGLVVAAHPTYGLDVGATELIRQLLLRQRDAGAGVLLVSEDLEEIVSLADRIAVMFRGEIMGIVEASEAELGEIGLMMAGTRSVMGDPR, encoded by the coding sequence ATGATGGCCGCCCCGGGCGCTGGCGATCTCGATGGGAACCAGAACTACCCGCCTCTGATCCTCCTCGAGGGGGTCACCAAGTCGTTCCCGGGGGTCGTGGCCAATGACCGGATCACCCTCGATGTCCGCCCCGGCGAAATCCACGCCCTCCTCGGGGAGAACGGTGCCGGGAAGACGACCTTGATGAACATCCTTTACGGCCTCTACCACCCGGACGCAGGGGAGATCTACGTCAAGGGCAGGAAGGTGAACATCCGCTCCCCCCGCGATGCCATCGCGTGCGGGATCGGCATGGTCCACCAGCACTTCAAGCTCGTCTATCCCCATACAGTGGCGGAGAACGTGGCGTTGGGCCTTCAGGGGACCCCATTCTTCGGCCCGGCCCGGGTTGTGGAGCGGGGCCTCCGGGAGCTCGGCGAGCGCTACCACCTCCCCGTCGACCCCAAGGCCCGGGTGTGGCAGCTCTCCGCCGGCGAGCAGCAGCGCGTGGAGATCCTGAAGGCCCTGTACCGCGGGGCGGATGTCCTGATCTTGGACGAGCCCACCAGCGTCCTTACCCCCCAGGAGACGGCGGAGCTATTCAAGGTCCTGGCGCGCATGAAGGAGGAGGGGCATGCGGTCATCTTCATCACCCACAAGCTGGACGAGGTGATGGAGGCGGCGGACCGGGTGACGGTGATGCGCCGGGGCAAGGTGGTCGACACCCTGCCCGTGGCGGAGACGGACAAGGCTTCCTTGGCGAGGATGATGGTGGGGCGGGACGTGGTGTTCCGCATCTCCAAGGCGGAGTGTACGCCGGGGACGGAGGCCCTCGTCCTCCGAGATCTCCGGGCCCTGAACGATCGGGGGCTTCCCGCCCTCCGGGGCATTTCCCTCACCGTGTGCCGGGGGGAGATCGTGGGGATCGCCGGGGTGGCGGGGAATGGGCAGCGGGAGCTGGTGGAGGTGATCTGCGGTCTCCGGCGGGCCCAGGGGGGGGAGGTGGTGGTGTTGGGGCAAAGCCTCACCAACAGGTCGCCGCGAACGGTGGCCGATGCTGGGGTGGCCCACATCCCCGAGGAGCGCCTCCGAATGGGGATCGTTCCCGGGATGACCGTGGAGGAGAACCTCATCCTGAAGAAGCACCACCGGCCCCCGTTCTCCAGTGGACCGCTCCTGCGGCTTTCGGAGGTGAGGAAGTTTGCCGAGCAGGCGATCGAGGAGTATGAGATCATGACGCCCTCCCCCCGAACCCCGGCCAAGCTCCTCTCCGGGGGGAACATCCAGAAGCTCATCCTCGCCCGGGAGCTCTCCGGGGAGCCAGGGCTGGTGGTGGCCGCCCATCCCACCTATGGGCTGGACGTGGGGGCCACCGAGCTCATCCGGCAGCTCCTCCTCCGGCAGCGGGACGCGGGGGCCGGGGTGCTCCTCGTATCGGAGGACCTGGAGGAGATCGTATCGCTTGCTGACCGGATCGCCGTGATGTTCCGCGGGGAGATCATGGGGATAGTCGAGGCTTCCGAGGCAGAGCTTGGGGAGATCGGGCTCATGATGGCCGGCACAAGATCCGTGATGGGTGATCCGCGATGA
- a CDS encoding glycerol-3-phosphate acyltransferase, translating into MAGDRVDSGDGRSGRGVPIRGVGMTVLLFFLLGFGLGSLPFAVWVGKIWTKTDVRARGDGNPGAVNAWRAEGWRVGLLALVLDVAKGALPVALARSRGGLGGWALLPVALAPLLGHAFSPWLAFRGGKAVASTFGAWSALTYWEVPTVLGLSFALVRTVQAVDGWTVILSFPVVAVYLILRRAEPWLLATLGANFALLVWTHRRELRSPPRWRPRGGST; encoded by the coding sequence TTGGCGGGGGATCGCGTAGACTCCGGCGATGGCCGATCGGGCAGGGGGGTGCCGATCCGGGGGGTGGGGATGACGGTCCTCCTCTTCTTTCTCCTCGGCTTCGGACTGGGATCGCTCCCGTTCGCAGTTTGGGTGGGGAAAATTTGGACCAAGACCGATGTCCGCGCCCGGGGGGACGGGAACCCGGGAGCGGTCAACGCATGGCGGGCGGAGGGGTGGCGGGTCGGGCTCCTCGCCCTCGTCCTCGACGTGGCCAAGGGCGCCCTCCCCGTCGCGCTCGCCCGCTCGCGCGGGGGCCTCGGAGGCTGGGCCCTTCTCCCGGTGGCGTTGGCCCCCCTCCTCGGCCACGCGTTCTCTCCCTGGCTCGCCTTCCGGGGCGGGAAGGCCGTGGCATCCACATTCGGGGCGTGGTCCGCTCTCACGTACTGGGAGGTCCCGACCGTGCTCGGGCTCTCGTTTGCCCTCGTCCGGACCGTGCAGGCGGTGGACGGGTGGACGGTGATCCTGTCCTTCCCCGTTGTCGCCGTGTACCTCATCCTGCGTCGGGCCGAGCCGTGGCTCCTTGCGACCTTGGGAGCGAACTTTGCCCTCCTCGTCTGGACCCACCGCCGTGAGCTCCGCTCCCCGCCGCGGTGGCGCCCGCGAGGGGGATCCACATGA